DNA from Mesorhizobium loti R88b:
CGCCTGGACACGCAGCAGGAGTTCGCGGTCAGGTTCAAGCAGCCCGATCCAGACGACGTGTCCCGATTTCTTGGCCCATTCGCCGGCTTCCTCGATTGGAATGTCGGCGATACGCCGCCCAGCCATATAGACGCTGGAGGCGATGATGCCTGAAGCCGATGCGGCTGGCTTGAACTCTCGGACATATTCCATCGCAGCCTCCGGAAACCAGACCCTTCATTGGGCCTGAGAAGCTTAACGCTGGGATAGTTTAGCGCAATATCATCTGGCGTTCGAGAGGACGAACGTTCATTTCGCCGGAAGCGTGGCTGAAACGCTGATCTTGTCGGTCTTGTCGCCCTTAGGCCGGTCGGCCGGCATCTGGTCACCGGTGACGATGTAGTAGATGGTCTCGGCGATGTTGGTGGCGTGATCACCGATGCGCTCAATGTTCTTGGCGCAGAACAGAAGGTGCGTGCAGGGCGTGATGTTGCGCGGATCTTCCATCATGTAGGTCAGCAATTCGCGAAACAGCGACGTGTACATGGCATCGATCTGATCGTCGCGGTCGCGCACGAAGCTGATCTTGTCGACCGAGCGTGACGCATAGACGTCGAGCACTTCCTTGAGTTGGGTGAGCGCCAGATTGGCGAGAGCCTCCAGGCCACGGAACAGGCTGGTCGGCTGGCGTCCATCGATGACGGCGACCACGCGCTTGGCAACATTCTTGCCAAGGTCGCCGACCCGCTCGAGGTCGGCGGAAATGCGGATGGCGCCGACGATTTCGCGCAGGTCCGTCGCCATCGGCTGGCGCTTGGCGATGATGATGATTGCCTTGTCGTCGATTTCGCGCTGCCCTTCGTCGAGCACCGCGTCGTCGCGGATGACCTTCTGCGCCAGTCCCGGATCGGCATTGACGAGAGCGGCGACCGCCTGCTCGACCATGCGCTCGGCATGGCCGCCCATCGCGGCGATGCGCTTCGACAGATACTTCAGCTCCTCGTCATAGGCGCTCATGATGTGCACGGACTGCATGGATGAATGCCTTCCCACGGGTTCTTGATCTTGAGTCGTTTCCTCGAATCCCCGCTGATACGCTAGCCGGATGACAGAAAAAAGAAACGGTCCCGTGGAAAACTAGGGCGATATCAGTGCGTCGGCAAATGAACCGAGAAGGCGGCGCCCTTGCCGACCTCGGACTTGATCGTCAGCCTGGCATTGTGGCGCGTCAGTATATGCTTGACGATCGACAGGCCAAGGCCAGTGCCTTTCTGGGTCCGGCTGGTCTCGACATCGATCCGGTAGAACCGCTCGGTGATGCGCGGAATGTGCTCCTCGGGAATGCCGGGGCCAAAATCCCTGATCGTGACGTCGATGCCGGGTTCGGAATCGGCATCGCTGCGCGCGATCGACACCAGGACGCGGGCGCCCGACTGACCGTATTTGCAGGCGTTTTCCAGGAGGTTTTCGAAAACCTGGAACAGCTCGTCGCGAT
Protein-coding regions in this window:
- the phoU gene encoding phosphate signaling complex protein PhoU, which translates into the protein MQSVHIMSAYDEELKYLSKRIAAMGGHAERMVEQAVAALVNADPGLAQKVIRDDAVLDEGQREIDDKAIIIIAKRQPMATDLREIVGAIRISADLERVGDLGKNVAKRVVAVIDGRQPTSLFRGLEALANLALTQLKEVLDVYASRSVDKISFVRDRDDQIDAMYTSLFRELLTYMMEDPRNITPCTHLLFCAKNIERIGDHATNIAETIYYIVTGDQMPADRPKGDKTDKISVSATLPAK